ATGCCGACACGAAGAGCTTGTTAGACAGCGGTCATGCCGACGGCAATTACATCACCGCCAAAGACAAGCACGTGATCGTGATCGGCGGGGGTGATACCGGCACCGACTGTGTGGGTACCGCCATACGGCACGGCTGCGCGACCGTCACACAGTTTGAAATCACGACGCGTCCGCCCGAAATGCGGGCTGACAGCAACCCCTGGCCCGAATGGCCGGGCGTGTACAAGCTCGACTACGGTCAGGAGGAAGCCCGCGCCAAATTCGGCGACGATCCGCGGCAGTATGAGGTCATGACCAAACAGTTTAAAGCCGACAAAAAAGGGCGGGTCAAAGAGCTGCACACCGTGCAAATCCGCTGGGTGATCGGCGATGACGGCCGCATGAAGCCCGAAGAGGTCGAAGGCAGCGCACGTAGCTGGAAAGCCGACCTCGTGCTCCTCGCGATGGGCTTCACCGGCCCCGAAAACCCGCTCCCGGAAGCCTTCGGCGTCGAGCAGGACACCCGCAGCAACGTACGCGCCCGCTACGGCGACTTTGCGACCAACATCGAAGGCGTATTTGCAGCCGGCGACATGCGCCGCGGCCAAAGCCTCGTCGTCTGGGCCATCAACGAAGGCCGCGCAGTTGCAGAAGCCGTCAACAAATGGGTCATGCGGTAACGCGATGAGTTCCGGTTACACGGTTTGCCAGGTCAAACCGTATGGCCGCATTGTAGGGACGCACCCTTGTGGTCGCTCCACGAAACCCGAGACCACCACGGAAACCGGATTTGAAAGAAGCAGGGCACAAACGACGCCTGCTGTTGACCCCAAAATGCGCAATCGTAGGGGCGCACCCTCGTGGTCGCCCCACGAAGTCCGGAACAACAACGGAATCCCGGATCGTCGGCCAAAAGGTAGATATACAGCAAACCAGCGCGTCCTGTAGGGACGCCATGTGGGTAGAAACGAACCGCCCCCCGAAATAACCGGAATGCCGCAGGCATGATGCGACCGTCGGAGCCCCCCGCATCGCGTTTATCCCAAACACCTGAAAACACATGGCGTACCTACGGCACGCTGATGTTTTTTCGCGGCGACCGGTTTTCTACCCACAGAATGCCCCCTACAGGGCAGGATTAGTTTGTTAGTGGCATTGGGATCTCTCAGAAGCCCCCGGCGTCGAGCAGGACACCCGCAGACAAAGCCTCGTCGTCTGGGTCATCCACGAAGGCTGGGCAGTCGCAGAAGCCGTGGACAAGTGGGTCATGCGGTGATTTTGTTAAGTATGATTGCGGGAAAGTGGTTAGTTATATTTCAAAAAATAAATCACTAAAATCAACTTACATTATGAATACTTACCTTTTTGCATGGAATCCCACAAAATGGTCGTGGACTGACCTGGCCCAGAATATTGAGAGTCTTAACCAGACCGGACGCGTTATTCAAAAATGGAGCTGCGTCAGTCATAAACAGGTTCGACTTGGTGACCGTGCATTTCTCGTTCGGCTTGGTACGGAGCCAAAAGGGATCATGGGTTCAGGCACCATAATCTCGGAGGCTTTTTTATCAGAGCACTGGAGCGGCGAAGATAAACTTGTGCACAGGGTTTTTATAGAGTTTGATACCCTACTCAATCCCATGAAGGAACCAATTTTAAGCCTGGAAGCTCTTGATATTGGAAAACTTTCAAGGCAGGTTTGGACCCCGCAAGCATCCGGTATTTCCATTAAACCAGACGTTACGAATGAACTTGAGGCTATTTGGTTTAATTTTTTAAATGATCGTGAACCTGAAGAAACCATAGCCGACGATGCTGCATCGGACAGCTATTTTGAAGGTGCAACAAGGGCAGTTATAAGTACAAACCGTGAACGTAACCCACACGCAAGAGCTGCATGCTTAAGGCACTATGGATATAAATGTATCGTGTGTGAATTTGATTTCGAAAAAGTTTATGGCGAAGCTGGCCGTGAATTTATTCATGTTCATCATTTGAGCGAGGTGGCAAATAAAAAGGGTGTTTATAAAATCGACCCTATCGAAGACCTTCGCCCGGTTTGCCCTAACTGCCATTCCATCATTCACCGAAGAAAACCCGCATATTCCATTGCAGAAATGAAAGACATGATACAGGGCAATAGTTTTAAGTGAAAACGGGAGATTTCAGTTTGGGAAAAACTGCCCCTACAGGGCAGGATTTGTCAATTGAATGGAATGGGAAAGCGTAAAGAGCCAAATCGTATGGGCCCATCGTAGGGGCGAACCCTTGTGGTCGCCCCATATCGTCGCCCCACGAAACCCCAAACCACCCCAGAACCCGAACCCCACCAATAATCACAAAACCCGGCGGGCCACGGTGAAGCGTTGTTGCCAGTAGGCTTGATTGAGCTCATCGATAATGACCCCCTGCGAAGTCGAAGCGTGCATGAAGCGCCCGCCGCTGAGCACAATGCCTACGTGCCGGGTGTTGCGTCCCGTCTGAAAAAAAACGAGATCGCCCACCCGCAGCTGTTGCGGGCGAATACGTGTGCCGTGCCGCATTTGCTGATCGGTCGTGCGCGGGATCTCAACTCCGAATCCGTTACGGAAAACCAGCATCACAAACGCGGAGCAGTCCACGCCTTGCTGCGTAATTCCGCCCAGCCGGTACGGCGTACCCCGCCATTGCTGATATTGCTGCATCAGGCGCTGTTCAACCTGACGACTGTCAGACCGGCTGCCCGAAGAACTCCCGCATCCACCCAAAAAAAGAGACAGGCCGAACAGCGACAGCAGCAGCAAAGGCAGGGAGTTGCTTTTCATGGCGGATTCAGATTTATATCACACAGCGCGGGATTTGAGCCCGGTTTTCAGGTGGTCGAGCACATCAATTACGGCGCTTGGATTGGCCATTACGTAGAAGTGCAGGCCCTGAACGCCGTGATTAAGCAGCTCCTGACATTGCTGCACGCCCCATTCAATGCCGATATCCCGGGCGCGATCGGGCTTGAGGGAGATCTCATGCGAAAGCGGCTCCGGGATGTTCAGGTGAAACGAGCGCGGCAACGTCGTGAGCTGACGGTAGCTCGTGATCAGCTTCAGACCCGGAATAATCGGCACGGTGATACCCGCTTCGCGGCATTTTGCTTCAAAGTCGAAGAATTTCTGATTATCGAAAAACATCTGCGTCACGATGTAATCCGCGCCGGCTTCGACTTTCTCTTTCAGGCGCAGGATATCCCAGTTCAGGTTGGGGGCTTCGAAGTGTTTTTCAGGATAGCCCCCTACGCCTACGCAGAAATTGGTTTTGTCGGCTTCCATGAGTTGCTCGAGGTAAAGACCTCGGTTCATACGCTTCACCTGCCGCACGAGATCTACGGCGTATTCATTGATGGTGCGGTCGGCATTGTAGGGTTTCGGCGCCCCGTGATCGTCCCCGCGGATGGCCAGCACATTCTGAATCCCGAGGAAGTTCAGCTCGATCAGCGCATCTTCGGTTTCCTCCCGCGTGAAGCCCTTGCACAGGATGTGCGGCACCGGCTCCACATTGTAGCGGTGCTTGATGGCCGCACAAAGCCCGATCGTGCCCGGACGCTTCCGCCGGATGTGCCTGCGGATGTTACCGTTATCGAGTTCTTCGTAGTAGGCTTCGGCTGCGTGCGCGGTCACATCAATAAACGGCGGCCGGTAGGGCATTACCTGATCAAGCGCTTCAAAAATACTGTTGATGGATTTGCCCCGCTTGGGCGGAATAATTTCAAAGGAAATGAGCGGCTCGGAGCTCTGTGCATAAAAATCGGTAACTTTCATCTGCGAAGCTTTGGAAGGTGTTAAATGAAAAAATCTGCATAGCTTAGGCTCCCTAAGGAGCAAGACCTAAAGGTAAGGATTGCTAACGGCAATAAAAGCAAACTTTGAAACAGGGTGAAATCGTGCGATGAGATCCTGTGGAGTATTTTATCAAAGACGAAATTAAAATATATTAGGATTTTGAGTTAGTTTAATGTCAGTTTGTTTATAAATCGAACTAAAATTGAAATTTAATGGGATTTCGTGAAGTCGGAGACGCTATCAGAAGGCAGCGTGTATTGCTGGGCGTTACGCAGCCAGACCTTGCGGAAATTGCAGGGGTGAGTGTGAACACGCTCTGCAATATCGAACGTGGTCAGGCCAACCCCACCTTAAAGGTGCTCCTTCAGCTTGCGGAAGTACTGGGGCTTGAACTCAAACTCATGATTAAAAGCCCGGGTGAGGTGACAAAATGAGCAAAATACAGTCGGCTGTTGTGTACTGGAATGGAGAAGCTGCAGGGCTTTTGACCCGCCATCATCGCAGGCATTATGTTTTCGAGTATTTTGAAGAATGGTTCACAAACCCCGAAAAACCTGCCGTGAGCCTGACCCTGCCCAAGACAAAGCGAAGGTGGGAGGCGGATCATCTTTTCCCGTTTTTCTTCAATATGCTCTCTGAGGGATTTAACAAACGCGTGCAGTGCCGTTTTTTCAGGATTGACGAGAACGATTTCTTCACGCACCTTGTCAAAACCGCGGGCTATGATACCGCAGGTGCAGTGACCATAAGACCGGCAGATGAATCGGAGCAATTATATGCCGATGACTGATATCCGATCCTGCCCCTGTACGCTTAAGCCCGGCTTTGATACTTTTAGCCCTAAAGCGCTGAAAAAAATGTTTGGCGGTGTGAAAGTCAGTCATATGCTTCCGGACAACTTTCCATCAAGAGCGGCGCTCGTGCAGCAAAGTCAAAAGTTCACCCTTAGAAAAATTTCTCTTTCCGGCGTGCAGCCTAAGTTTTCGGTTGATCGCCTGGGGCAGGAGATTGTTCTGACTTCTGGTTCAGCGTCCGGAAAGTTTATGCTTAAACCCGCTCCCTTTGATTTGTCTCATGCTTCTGATGTTCCTGCCAATGAACATCTCACCATGCAAATTGCCGGACAGGTTTATGGAATCAATACCGCTGAGAATGCCCTGGTTTTTTTTCGAAATGGTGAGGCAGCATATCTAACCAAAAGGTTTGATTATGGGAAGGACGATCAGAAATATCCAGTTGAAGATTTTGCAAGCCTTGCCGGCAAGACTTCCGAAACTGCGGGGCAAGACTTCAAATATAGCGGGAGCTATGAAGATGCCGCAGATCTGATTTATCAATTTGTACCTGCGGCTAAAATAGAAATTGAAAAGTTTTTCAAACTTATCGTGTTCAATTTCCTTGCTTCCAATGGAGATGCACATCTCAAAAACTTTTCCATTATCGGAAATTTATCAGGTCATTATCAGCTTGCACCGGCATACGACCTTACCAACACCAGTATTCACGTATCAAACCCTGAACTGGCACTTTTTGACGGATTGTTCAAGGATAACTTTGAAACGGAAAGCTTTGAAGCCAACGGCTTTCGCGCGTATGACGATTTCTTAACTTTTGGGCTGAGGATCGGTATTCAGGAAAAGCGGGTAAAAAGAATGCTTGACTTTTACAGGCTTGACCGACCCGCTGTTTATCAGCTGATCGAAAACAGTTTCTTGGATAATGAGCTGAAATTACAGTATGCAGCGCACTGGAAGAAGCGGCTGAAGGCGCTCAACTATTCGTATATGAAGCACATTTGACAGATTTGTCTCAACAAGCGTGGTCGGAATCGTGTTATAGACAACCGGGTAATCGACTGAGGACACGGGCTTGCGGTTTCGCGGCAGAATACAGAAGTGTGGGTCTGTTGTTGAAGAAATTATCCGCCCGCCCACAAAAAAAAGCAAGGGACCTATCTTTGATTTGGGGGCTCTAATCTGTCACGAAAGACCGTGATGTTCACGGAGTTTCCCCCAAAAAAACAAATGCTGAACCATTTCGCAGGCGGGGTGCAGGTTTGGGATGGGCTTTTCAGGATTTTGTTGCTGTGGAGTATCTGTTGTATGTCAGTCCAGAAAAAGTTCCCTGAGTTCGGGGGTGGGGATCATGCAGGCGTCTTGTTGGCCGAACCATTTGTAGCGGTTTCGGGCGATGAGGCGGTACACGGCGTCGCGAAGGAAGCGGGGGATGATGATGAAGCCGTAGAACAAGGGCCAGGCACCGCTGAGGCCGCGGGCGATGCGGAGGGCGGCGGCGGAGTGTGTGTACCAGCGGTCACCTTCTTTGAGGATGATGGTGTCGAAGCTTTCGGTGGGTTTGCCGTGCGTTTTCAGGAAGGCCTGACCGGCTTCCGACTGCAGGGGCGCGAAGCGGAAGGTTCGTTTGGGGTCGCGTTTGATGATGAAGGTGACCGATCCGTTGCACAGGTTGCAGACGCCGTCGAAGAAGATGACGGGGTTCTCTTTTGGATGTTCAGCAGTGTTGCTTTTGGGGCTTTGCATGATGTGAGGGCGTTTTTCAGGCTGACATGCAAAAGGCCTTCCGTGACGCTGTTACGAAACAGCTTTGCACGAAAGGCCTTTGTTCATTTTGTGCGGATTTCCGGTTTAGTCTTCCGGCTGCCAGCTTTTGATTTGGTCGCGGATGTAGCGTTCGAGGCCGTCGATTGGGATGCGCTCCTGCGCCATGGTATCGCGGTGACGCACGGTTACGGCCTGATCTTCGAGGGTCTCAAAATCCACGGTGATGCAGTAGGGCGTGCCGGCTTCGTCGAGGCGGCGGTAGCGTTTGCCGATGGAGCCTTTCTCGTCGAACTGCACGCGCCAGGTCTCGGAGAGCTCGGCCTGAATGGCGCGGGCTTTTTCCATGAGCTCGGGCTTTTTGATGAGCGGGAAGATGCCCGCGGTGATCGGGGCGAGCTTCGGGTGCAGTTTGAGCACGGTGCGGGTTTCGGTTTTGCCTTTCTCATCGGTCACTTCTTCTTCGCGGTAGGCGTCGCAGAGGGTCATGAGTACGCAGCGGTCGAGGCCGATAGAGGTTTCGATTACGTAGGGCACGAAGCGCTCCTTGGTTTGCGGGTTGAAGTATTCGAGCTTCTTGCCGGAAAACTCCTGATGCTGACTCAGGTCGAAGTCCGTGCGGTTGTGAATGCCCTCGACTTCCTGCCAGCCAATGGGGAAGCGGTACTGTACATCGACCGCGCTTTTGGCGTAGTGTGCGAGCTTATCCTGCGGGTGATCGAGGAAGCGCAGGTTTTTTTCCCGGATGCCGATGCTTTTGTGCCAGCCGATGCGCTCTTCTTTCCAGCGCAGGTACCAGTCTTCGTCGGAGCCGGGTGCTACAAAATATTGCATTTCCATTTGTTCGAACTCGCGCATGCGGAACACAAACTGCCGGGCTACGACTTCATTCCGGAAGGCTTTTCCGATCTGCGCAATGCCGAAGGGGACCTGTTGCCGCGCGGTGTTCATCACGTTGTTGAAGTTCACGAAGATGCCCTGCGCGGTTTCGGGACGCAGGTAAACTTTGGCGTCTTCGGTGTTGGCCGTTGCCCCGAACTGCGTGCTGAACATCAGGTTGAACTGCCGCACCTCGGTCCAGTTGAAGGCACCGGAATCCGGCGAGCGGATTTCTTCAGCCATGATGATGTCGTACAGATCCTCGGTCATGCTTTTGCGCGTGCCGCAGGTATCGAGCTGTTGCTGCAGGGCCGCGGCGCGTTCGGTATCGCCTTTTTCTTCGATTTTGCGGATGTGGTCTTCAATCAGCATGTCCGCGCGGTAGCGGCGCTTGCTCTCTTTGTCGTCGATCATCGGATCGCTGAAGCCATCTACGTGACCGGAGGCTTTCCAGACTTTGGGGTGCATGAGAATGGCGGCGTCAACGCCCACGATATTTTCGTGCTTTTGGGTCATGGAGGTCCACCATGCTTCATTCACGCGGCGCTTAAGTTCTACGCCGAGCGGGCCGTAATCGTAAACAGCGGCAAGTCCGCCATAAATTTCTGAGGATTGGAAGATGAAGCCCCGTGATTTTGCAAGTGAAACAATTTTATCAAGACTGTTGAGGTCAGACATGAAATTTGGTTTTGGATAAATTCAGGTTTTGGAAAGACCGGAGAGGTTTTTAGGGTAAACTGAACGCTGTCCGGTAAATGGTGCAGTCAGCGCACCGATACATCAGGTAAAAAAATGCGTGTACCGGATTTTTTGTAAAGATTTGGAATATACGAAGTTTGAGGCACATCAGCCTGCGTGAACCCAAGGCTGCATTTAGCTTGCCTGAATTAATGCTTATATTGCGCGATTAATCCAAAACGGGCAGAAGAAGCCCGCTCCGTTTACCCAAAATTATTTTTATGTCTGAATCAGCATCTGCGTCAGAAGCCCGCGTCTCCAAAAATTTTCTGGAAGAAATTATTGAAAAAGATCTGGCCGACGGCCGTCATCAGTCTATCCTGACCCGCTTCCCCCCCGAGCCGAACGGCTATCTGCATATCGGGCATGCCAAATCCATTACGGTGAATTTTTGTCTTGCGCAAAAATATGGCGGCAAGACAAATCTCCGCTTTGATGACACCAACCCGGTTACGGAGTCTGTCGAGTATGTGGAAAGCATTAAGCGGGATGTGCGCTGGCTCGGCTTTGAGTGGGCTGAGGAGCTTTACGCAAGCAATTATTTTGAACAGCTTTTTGAGTTTGCCATTAAACTGATTCGGGATGGCCTGGCTTTTGTGGATGACTCCACAGCCGAAGAGATTGCTGCGCAGAAGGGTTCGCTCACGCAGCCCGGTACCCACTCGCCTTACCGTGACCGTACGCCGGAGGAGAACGAAGACTTGTTCCGCCGCATGCGTGCCGGTGAGTTCCCGGACGGCGCCTGTACCCTTCGGGCAAAAATCGACATGGCGTCTCCGAACATGCACATGCGCGACCCGGTACTTTACCGCATTAAGCACGCGCACCATCACCGCACGGGTGATGCCTGGTGCATTTACCCGACCTATGATTTCGCACACGGGCAGAGTGACGCCATCGAAAATATCACGCACTCTATCTGTACGCTGGAGTTTGTACAGCACCGCCCGCTCTATGAATGGCTCATCGAAAAGCTGGGCATTTACCCGAGCCGGCAGTATGAGTTTGCCCGCCTGAACATGACCTACACCATCATGAGCAAGCGTAAGCTGATGCAGCTGGTGAATGAAGGGCACGTTGCCGGCTGGGATGATCCGCGCATGCCGACCATTTCCGGGCTTCGCCGCCGCGGGTACACGCCTGCTGCCATCCGCGAGTTTTGCGCCCGCATTGGCGTGGCCAAGCGCGATAATCTGATTGATGTTTCCCTGCTCGAGTTCTGTACCCGTGAAGACCTGAACAAATCCGGCCTGCGCCGCATGGTCGTGTTTGATCCGGTGAAGCTTGTCATCACAAACTGGCCGGAAGGCAAGACCGAGATGCTCGAGAGCGAGAACAACCCCGAGGATCCGGAAGGCGGCAGCCGGGAAGTTCCCTTCAGCGGTACGCTTTGGATAGAGCGGGATGATTTTATGGTTGATGCGCCCCGCAAGTATTTCCGGCTTTCTCCGGGAAAAAGTGTCCGTCTCAAAAGCGCCTTTATCATCACCGGCGAGGATTATGATGCCGATGAAAACGGCAGGATCACGGAAATCCGCTGTACCTATCATCCGGACAGCCGCAGCGGCAGCGATACTTCCGGTATCAAAGCCAAGGGTACGCTGCACTGGGTGAGCGCTGAACATGCGGTACCGGTTGAAATCCGCAATTACGACCGTCTTTTCCGGGAAGAAAACCTGGCCGAAGCGGAAGGCGATTTCCTGGATCACGTGAATCCGGACAGCCTGATTACCATCCCGCAGGCCCTGGCCGAGCCCGGATTGCTGGATGATCTGGATGCCGGTAATCCGGCGCGCCCGCATTTTCAGTTTATGCGCAAGGGCTATTATTATGAAGATGACGACTCCACGCCGGAGCGGCCAGTCTTCAACCAAACCGTGGGCCTGCGCGATACCTGGGCGAAGGTGAGCAAGAAAAAGAAGTAAGGCCCGCAAAGACTGCAGGCGGGTTTTCGGAAGAAAACCGGTGCAGGCTTCCCTATCCATCATAAAAAAAATCGGACAAGCGAATGATGAAAAAACTACATCATCTGTTTTGGGTTCTGTTGGTGTTTGCTGTCTCAGCATTTCCGGCAGTCCTTTCAGCGCAGGTACAAACCTTTGAAGCCATTTCGGGTCACGCGGTAGGCGAGCGCGTTACCCTGAACCATCAGGTTGTGCGCTATCTGCAGCACCTTGATGAGGCTTCTGACCGGGTGAAGCTCTTCCGGATTGGTACGAGCTACAACAGGGAGCCGCAGTACGGTGTGGTGCTTACTGCTCCGGCAAATCATGCCCGGCTTGAGGAAATTCGTGAGAACGCACTCCGGCTCGATGATCCGCGTACGCTTTCCACAGCTGAGGCGGATCAAATCATCCAAAATCAGCCGGCCCTGCTGTACCTTGGCGGATCTATTCACGGCTTTGAGCTGTCCGGTACGGAAGGGCTGCTGCTCTTTCTGGAAGAATACACAACATCCGCTGAGCCGCATATCATGGAACATTTGGCCAACACGGTGATGATTATTGACCCGCTCATCAATCCCGACGGTCGTGATGCGTTCGCGCAGTTCAACCATCAGCGGCTCGGACGTACCGTTCATGACGATAACCATGACTGGTCGAATGATTTTGATGGCTGGGAAGCGCGGAAGTTTCGCACGAGTCACTACTACTTCGACCTGAACCGGGACTGGTTTGCGGGCACCCATCCTGAAACGCGTAACCGGGTTGCGCTGCTGCGTCACTGGCGCGTGCAGGCTGGTGTGGATGCGCACGAAATGGGCCCTAATACCGAGTTTTATGTGGATCCGCCAACGGATCCGGTCTCGCCTGTTTTTCCGCCTTTTGCAACCAAATGGTTTGAAAAGTATGGCCGCGCCCATGCCGACCGCTTTGATGAACACCGTGTGGAGTACACCAAAGGGGAGATTTTCAACTTTTTCTTTCCGTCGTATTTCACAAGCTACATGAGCTATCAGGGGGCGGTAGGGATGCTGTACGAACAGGGTTCAAGCCGCGGACTTGCGATGCAGCGCTCTGACGGCACGACGCGTACGCTGTATGATGCGGCCTTTCAGCAATACCTGGCCTTCACGGCTATGGTTGGCCTGAGCTCCGACGAGCGGGAACAGCTGCTCACCGACTACTACCGCGCCAATGCAGAAGCCATCGAGCTGGGTCAGAGCGGCATTACCCGCTACTTCATTGAACCGACCGGAGATCCGCACCTGATTACCGAAGCCGTTAATATGCTGATGCGGCACGGTATTGAGGTGCATCAGCTTACACAGGAAACGACCCTGCGTAATATGCGCGATCGTGAAGGACGTGATGCAGGTCGCGTAAACCTGCCGGCAGGCACTTTTGTGATTGAAGCCGCGCAGCCGCGTTACCGCTTCATCCGTGCGCTGCTTGATCCGGAGATTCCGGTACCGGCAACGTTTCTGGAGGAGGCGCGTCAGCGCGTTGACCGGGGAGAGAACCCGCGTTTTTACGACACGACATCCTGGAGTTTGCCGCTGCTGTTCAATCTCACAGCCTGGCACAGCGGTGACCGCAGCCGGGTCAGCGCTGAGCGCATACATGAACCGCTGCAGCCCGGCATGGCTGAGGCTCCGGAAATGGCGCACTATGCCTACCTGATTGACGGTGCCCAAACCCGCGCACTTGCGGCGGTCCCCTATCTGCGGGCGCAGGGTATCCGGCTGCACCTGCTCACCAAGGCAACACAGGTGGACGGTCGCGGATTTGCTTCCGGTACGCTTGTGGTACGGGTTGATGATGATGCCGAAGCTGTGCATACAGCAGTGACCGGACTCGCAGCCCGGTTTGATCTCGAGGTGGTCGGGGTCAACAGTGGTCAGGCGGATGCGGGCTTTCCGCCGCTGGGCTCGGTGGAAGGCGGCCGGTTGAGCGAGCCTAAAATCGGGCTCATCACCAAAGGGCCGCTGGATGCGCTTTCTTTTGGCTGGGCCTGGCACACCCTTGACCGCACCTATGAAATACCCCATACGCTGATTCAAAGCCGAACGGTTGGACGCATTCCGCTGGAGCGTTTTAATACGCTCGTCCTGCCGGCTGTGACGAACGGCCGTGCCCTGGCTGAACTACTCGGCGAAGACGGCATGGCCCGCCTGCAGCGCTGGGTTCGGGACGGAGGCACGCTCATCGGTCTTGATACAGCGACGGATTTTATTCTCAATCAGCTTGAAATGGGCAGCCTGAAATCGTGGTATGCGCTGGAAGAAAATGAACAGGCGCAGCGGATTACGACCCCGGGTGCATTCTTCCGCGTTACGCTCGATCAGGAGCACTGGATGAGTTCCGGCTACACCGCCGCGCCACCCATGCTGGTGAATTCAAACCGGGTATATGTGGCACCTGAGGGACCGCCTTCACCTGCCCGAAACGCGGTGATTCAGGTACAGCGGGAGGATATCCGGATTTCGGGTCATGCATGGGCTGAAAACCTGGAGCGGCTGCCGGAGAGCGTGCTGCTTTGGCAGGAGCGCGTTGGTTCCGGGCAGATTATTCTCTTTACGGAAGACCCGAACTTTCGCGGGTACTGGCGCGGTGCCAACCGCTTGTTTCTCAATGCTGTGATCTTGGGAACAAGCAGGTAACGAACAGGTTTACAAAGAGACACTGTTTGTTGCGGAAAGTGTGAGGCGTTCTGATCCGTCACTTTTT
This genomic stretch from Cyclonatronum proteinivorum harbors:
- a CDS encoding M14 family zinc carboxypeptidase; protein product: MMKKLHHLFWVLLVFAVSAFPAVLSAQVQTFEAISGHAVGERVTLNHQVVRYLQHLDEASDRVKLFRIGTSYNREPQYGVVLTAPANHARLEEIRENALRLDDPRTLSTAEADQIIQNQPALLYLGGSIHGFELSGTEGLLLFLEEYTTSAEPHIMEHLANTVMIIDPLINPDGRDAFAQFNHQRLGRTVHDDNHDWSNDFDGWEARKFRTSHYYFDLNRDWFAGTHPETRNRVALLRHWRVQAGVDAHEMGPNTEFYVDPPTDPVSPVFPPFATKWFEKYGRAHADRFDEHRVEYTKGEIFNFFFPSYFTSYMSYQGAVGMLYEQGSSRGLAMQRSDGTTRTLYDAAFQQYLAFTAMVGLSSDEREQLLTDYYRANAEAIELGQSGITRYFIEPTGDPHLITEAVNMLMRHGIEVHQLTQETTLRNMRDREGRDAGRVNLPAGTFVIEAAQPRYRFIRALLDPEIPVPATFLEEARQRVDRGENPRFYDTTSWSLPLLFNLTAWHSGDRSRVSAERIHEPLQPGMAEAPEMAHYAYLIDGAQTRALAAVPYLRAQGIRLHLLTKATQVDGRGFASGTLVVRVDDDAEAVHTAVTGLAARFDLEVVGVNSGQADAGFPPLGSVEGGRLSEPKIGLITKGPLDALSFGWAWHTLDRTYEIPHTLIQSRTVGRIPLERFNTLVLPAVTNGRALAELLGEDGMARLQRWVRDGGTLIGLDTATDFILNQLEMGSLKSWYALEENEQAQRITTPGAFFRVTLDQEHWMSSGYTAAPPMLVNSNRVYVAPEGPPSPARNAVIQVQREDIRISGHAWAENLERLPESVLLWQERVGSGQIILFTEDPNFRGYWRGANRLFLNAVILGTSR